Proteins from a genomic interval of Euleptes europaea isolate rEulEur1 chromosome 18, rEulEur1.hap1, whole genome shotgun sequence:
- the LOC130490215 gene encoding olfactory receptor 6X1-like — MVNTSTVTEFILVGIPFLYDLHQIFFVMGLFMYIVAILGNGFILIIVAIEPRLQTPMYFFLSNLAFLEICYTTTVVPKLLQTLIETRTTICFHCCMAQNFFYFSFGGAELLILTVMSFDRYLAICKPLQYPMIMSKNVCIQLSLATWYTSFFVFFCQCLFVWRMPFCASNVVDHFLCDGAPMFSLACTDTFLNELLGLLTAVLLGVLTLIFTIVSYIYIISTIMHIPSAKGRKKAFSTCTSHLIVVSILYGALIAMYVRPNLHASSQLTRVLAVVNTTVTPVLNPFIYTIRNAEVKAAVKNAISKKRQLLNEEFLNVSKKAGK; from the coding sequence ATGGTAAATACATCAACTGTGACTGAATTTATCCTTGTAGGAATTCCATTTCTCTACGATCTACATCAGATTTTCTTTGTCATGGGTTTATTCATGTACATCGTAGCCATCCTGGGGAATGGATTTATCCTCATCATTGTGGCCATTGAGCCAAGACTTCAGactcccatgtacttcttcctgagCAACCTGGCTTTTTTGGAGATCTGCTACACCACAACGGTGGTACCCAAGCTACTACAAACGCTTATAGAAACGCGGACCACAATTTGTTTCCATTGCTGCATGGCCCAGAACTTCTTCTACTTCTCATTTGGAGGTGCAGAGCTTTTAATCCTGACCGTGATGTCCTTTGACCGTTATTTGGCCATATGCAAACCACTCCAGTACCCAATGATTATGAGCAAGAACGTTTGCATTCAGTTGTCCCTGGCCACTTGGTACACATCATTCTTTGTCTTTTTTTGTCAGTGTCTCTTTGTTTGGAGGATGCCTTTCTGTGCTTCCAATGTGGTCGATCATTTCTTGTGTGATGGTGCTCCCATGTTCAGCCTTGCATGTACTGATACCTTCCTCAATGAGCTTCTAGGATTGCTCACTGCTGTCTTACTTGGTGTTTTGACCTTGATCTTCACCATTGTGTCATATATCTACATCATCTCCACCATAATGCACATTCCTTCAGCCAAGGGACGCAAGAAGGCCTTCTCCACCTGTACATCTCACCTGATTGTGGTGTCTATATTGTATGGAGCACTGATAGCCATGTACGTGAGGCCCAATCTGCATGCCTCATCTCAGTTAACCAGGGTACTAGCGGTGGTGAACACGACTGTCACTCCAGTGCTGAATCCTTTCATTTACACAATAAGGAATGCCGAAGTGAAGGCAGCTGTCAAAAATGCAATCTCTAAGAAGAGACAGTTGCTGAATGAAGAGTTTTTAAATGTGTCCAAAAAAGCTGGTAAATAA
- the LOC130490213 gene encoding olfactory receptor 6X1-like has translation MENHTVVTEFILLGFPSIQKVRILIFVGVLVIYVLTVTGNVIIVATVSYDSTLHKPMYFFLGNLSFLGIIYVSSTIPKLLANLLVIKKSISLAGCKAQAFSHFFLGATEFFLLTAMAYDRYMAICHPLHYHTIMSTRVCVQLACGSWFGGLMTVLVQTILVFRLPFCGPNIINHFYCDVGPLLKLACTNTRPIEWIVFVIATIVVFSNSLLTVVSYIFIISTVMRIPSASGRQKAFSTCVAHLVVVVMLYGAIIFIYIRPTGHASLNMNKVVSLLNTLVTPLLNPFIYTLRNKEVKDALKKGFTKNKIFEDNKW, from the coding sequence ATGGAGAACCATACAGTCGTAACTGAATTTATTTTGCTGGGCTTTCCCAGCATCCAAAAGGTGCGAATCCTCATCTTTGTGGGTGTCTTGGTGATCTACGTACTAACCGTCACAGGAAATGTCATCATTGTTGCCACTGTGTCTTACGATTCTACGCTTCACAAGCCAATGTACTTCTTCCTCGGCAACCTCTCTTTCTTGGGCATCATCTATGTGTCTTCTACAATCCCGAAGCTTTTGGCTAATTTGCTAGTGATCAAGAAATCCATAAGCCTCGCTGGTTGCAAAGCTCAAGCTTTCTCCCACTTTTTCTTGGGAGCCACGGAATTCTTCCTCCTCACTGCCATGGCGTACGATCGGTACATGGCTATATGCCACCCTCTTCATTACCACACCATCATGAGCACCAGGGTTTGCGTTCAACTGGCATGCGGCTCGTGGTTTGGCGGCCTGATGACTGTCTTGGTGCAGACAATTCTGGTGTTCCGGCTGCCTTTCTGTGGACCCAACATCATCAACCACTTCTACTGTGATGTTGGACCATTGTTAAAGCTGGCCTGCACCAACACCCGCCCCATTGAATGGATTGTCTTTGTCATTGCCACCATTGTAGTCTTCAGCAATTCTCTTTTGACGGTTGTTTCCTACATATTCATCATCTCGACTGTTATGAGAATCCCGTCGGCATCTGGGCGACAGAAAGCCTTCTCCACTTGTGTTGCTCACTTGGTGGTGGTTGTCATGTTGTATGGGGCAATCATCTTTATATACATCAGGCCAACAGGTCATGCCTCACTGAATATGAACAAAGTGGTATCCCTCCTGAATACGTTGGTCACCCCACTATTGAACCCTTTTATCTACACTCTCAGAAACAAGGAAGTGAAAGATGCTCTGAAAAAGGGGTTCACCAAGAACAAAATCTTTGAGGACAACAAATGGTAA
- the LOC130490214 gene encoding olfactory receptor 6M1-like, producing MQILFFVILLLTYLLTLMGNVVMLFLIWTNQSLHTPMYFFLSNLSFLDILFTTVIAPKMLSNLLAEKKIISFSGCITQTYFYFFLGTVEFILLAVMSFDRYVALCNPLRYTAIMNGQVCFCMVLGCWVGAFLSVLCPTVVVSRLPYCRQTINHFFCDIAPLLEVACVDTHFLELLDFFMSSLVVLSSLVLTVVSYTYIISTILRIPSGQGRQKAFSTCASHITVVSIAYGSSIFMYVRPNQSYSLAFDKVAAILTTVVTPLLNPFIYSLRNEKVKEVLKETINKIFLYKHAMY from the coding sequence ATGCAGATCCTCTTCTTTGTGATATTACTTCTCACTTATCTCCTCACCCTCATGGGAAATGTGGTCATGCTCTTCCTGATATGGACCAACCAAAGCCTCCATActcccatgtatttcttcctcagCAACTTGTCTTTCCTGGACATCCTCTTCACTACAGTGATTGCTCCCAAGATGCTTTCCAATCTTCTGgctgaaaagaaaataatttctttCAGTGGCTGCATTACCCAgacttatttttatttctttctggGGACAGTGGAGTTCATCCTTTTAGCTGTGATGTCTTTTGATCGTTATGTGGCCCTGTGCAACCCACTGAGATATACTGCAATTATGAATGGACAAGTCTGCTTCTGTATGGTTTTGGGGTGTTGGGTGGGAGCATTTCTGTCAGTCCTTTGTCCCACAGTTGTTGTCTCCAGACTTCCCTACTGTCGTCAAACCATCAACCACTTTTTCTGTGACATCGCTCCCTTGCTGGAGGTGGCGTGTGTGGACACTCACTTCCTAGAACTCCTTGATTTCTTCATGTCTTCCCTAGTTGTACTCAGCTCCTTGGTGCTCACTGTGGTATCTTACACCTACATCATCTCCACCATCCTCAGAATCCCTTCTGGACAAGGGAGGCAGAAGGCCTTTTCCACCTGTGCTTCTCACATCACGGTGGTTTCCATCGCCTATGGGAGTTCCATCTTCATGTATGTCCGTCCGAATCAGAGCTACTCCCTCGCCTTTGATAAAGTTGCTGCTATCTTGACAACGGTGGTTACCCCACTTTTAAACCCTTTTATATACAGCCTTAGGAATGAGAAAGTCAAAGAGGTTTTGAAGGAAACCATAAATAAGATATTTCTGTATAAGCATGCCATGTATTGA